A stretch of Elusimicrobiota bacterium DNA encodes these proteins:
- a CDS encoding M28 family peptidase, which translates to MSSEARHLHAHVSMLAGTIGERNPFNRPALDQAQRYIEKQFRSLGLKPMVQEYRSDGLSMIDDGTVFYNVEARLGEGAGRPVLVIGAHYDSAPGTPGADDNASGTAALLELARQLKDKPLTREIRLVAFSNEEPPAFFTRNMGSFHYAQALKKEGRPVIGMISLEMLGYYNDSPGSQIYPPFLSLFYPKEGNFIGLVGNLPSRRFLKACRQAWQGASDFPLETAALPGFISATVLSDHFNFQRAGFPGLMLTDTAFYRNPHYHEATDTPQRLDYERMAKLLEALSGMALTLAK; encoded by the coding sequence ATGAGTTCAGAGGCCCGGCATTTGCATGCTCATGTTTCCATGCTGGCGGGAACAATCGGCGAGAGGAACCCCTTTAATCGTCCGGCCTTGGATCAAGCCCAGCGATACATCGAGAAACAGTTCCGCTCCTTGGGTTTGAAGCCCATGGTTCAGGAGTATCGCTCGGACGGCCTGTCCATGATCGACGACGGCACTGTGTTTTACAACGTTGAGGCGCGTTTGGGCGAAGGGGCAGGCCGCCCCGTTTTGGTGATCGGCGCCCATTATGACAGCGCTCCCGGAACCCCGGGCGCGGATGATAATGCCAGCGGCACGGCCGCGCTGCTGGAATTGGCCCGCCAGCTTAAGGATAAGCCTCTGACGCGCGAGATCAGGCTGGTCGCTTTTTCCAATGAGGAGCCGCCCGCGTTTTTCACCAGGAATATGGGCAGCTTTCATTATGCTCAGGCTTTAAAAAAAGAGGGCCGTCCGGTGATCGGTATGATCAGTCTGGAAATGCTGGGTTATTACAATGACAGCCCGGGCTCGCAGATTTACCCGCCTTTTCTTTCCTTGTTTTATCCTAAGGAGGGAAATTTTATCGGGTTAGTCGGGAATTTGCCGAGCCGCCGGTTTTTGAAGGCCTGCCGCCAAGCCTGGCAGGGAGCGTCGGACTTTCCTCTGGAAACCGCGGCGTTGCCTGGTTTTATCTCGGCCACCGTTTTATCCGATCATTTTAATTTCCAACGGGCCGGTTTTCCCGGCCTGATGTTGACGGACACGGCTTTTTACCGCAATCCTCACTATCATGAAGCCACGGATACGCCCCAGCGGCTTGATTATGAGCGCATGGCCAAGCTGCTGGAGGCGCTTTCGGGGATGGCTCTGACCCTGGCCAAGTAG
- a CDS encoding metal-dependent hydrolase: MDPIAHCLLGALIGKSFGFQRRSSLWLAAGLAELPDIDVFSWAIEGAPMALVHRAETTHSFAAAIALAVPAGWLFVRRESQSAWRGFAAAVALLCSHVTGDWLTTYGTPVFWPFDRSNFSLDLVSNLNWLPIILISAGLVFSAFGSRRAIQAAWLSLALFVLCSGSLRLAARRQVERAHPELLFSVFPHILAPWVFRAVGEGSDEYQTFVVSPLQGTIESAGVFPKAPPVEPVQASLATASTRLFLKHNRWPVAKIETAGNGTRRVIWGNLLFSRDGRMIHGRAVAEVDAQGRLLRHWRDGKLW, encoded by the coding sequence CTCAAGCCTGTGGCTGGCCGCAGGTTTGGCCGAGTTGCCGGATATCGACGTTTTCAGCTGGGCCATTGAGGGGGCTCCCATGGCTTTGGTGCATCGCGCCGAGACGACTCATTCATTCGCAGCCGCTATTGCTCTGGCTGTTCCAGCCGGATGGTTGTTCGTTCGCCGGGAGAGTCAAAGCGCGTGGAGAGGTTTTGCCGCGGCTGTTGCGCTGCTGTGTTCTCATGTGACCGGGGATTGGCTGACCACCTATGGAACCCCGGTTTTTTGGCCGTTTGACCGAAGCAATTTTTCCTTGGATCTGGTCAGCAATTTAAATTGGCTGCCGATTATTCTGATATCCGCCGGCTTGGTTTTTTCCGCTTTCGGATCGCGCCGGGCCATTCAAGCCGCATGGTTGTCGCTCGCGCTTTTTGTGCTTTGTTCGGGTAGCCTGCGCCTGGCGGCCCGGCGGCAAGTTGAGCGGGCCCATCCCGAGTTATTGTTTTCTGTTTTTCCTCATATCCTGGCCCCTTGGGTTTTTCGGGCCGTCGGCGAGGGCTCGGATGAGTATCAAACGTTTGTGGTTTCACCTTTGCAGGGAACCATCGAGAGCGCCGGAGTTTTTCCCAAGGCGCCGCCTGTGGAGCCGGTTCAAGCATCGCTGGCAACCGCTTCAACCCGGCTCTTTCTAAAGCATAATCGTTGGCCTGTGGCGAAAATTGAAACAGCCGGCAATGGAACGCGCCGGGTGATTTGGGGCAATCTCCTTTTTTCCAGGGATGGCCGCATGATTCACGGGCGGGCCGTGGCTGAAGTTGATGCCCAAGGCCGGCTATTAAGGCATTGGCGCGACGGTAAGCTCTGGTGA